Proteins encoded within one genomic window of Mustela erminea isolate mMusErm1 chromosome 21, mMusErm1.Pri, whole genome shotgun sequence:
- the CLN8 gene encoding protein CLN8 — MTPGSEGGAAESVFDLDYTSWKVRATLAVAGFAFYLGVFVVCHQLSFSLNATYRALAAREKVFWDLAATRAVFGVQSTAAGLWALLVDPVLHADKARGQQNWCWFHIATATGFFFFENVAVHLSNALFRTFDLFLAVHHLFAFLGFLGSVVNLGAGHYLAMITLLLEASTPFTCVSWMLLKAGWSDSLLWRLNQWLMVHMFHCRMVLTYHMWWVCLRHWDGLLGSLHRPHLALFLAGLSLLTLVINPYWTHKKTQQLLHPVDWNFAQPAPRSGRPAGANGQVPPKKGQ; from the exons ATGACTCCTGGGAGCGAGGGGGGAGCGGCAGAGAGCGTCTTCGACCTGGACTACACCTCCTGGAAGGTCCGCGCCACACTGGCGGTCGCCGGCTTCGCCTTCTACCTGGGTGTCTTTGTGGTCTGTCACCAGCTGTCATTCTCGCTGAATGCCACGTACCGCGCTCTCGCGGCCAGAGAGAAGGTCTTCTGGGACCTGGCGGCCACGCGCGCCGTGTTTGGCGTTCAGAGCACGGCGGCGGGCCTGTGGGCCCTGCTGGTGGACCCCGTGCTGCACGCCGACAAGGCCCGCGGCCAGCAGAACTGGTGCTGGTTCCACATCGCCACGGCCACCGGCTTCTTCTTCTTCGAGAACGTGGCGGTTCACCTGTCCAACGCGCTCTTCCGCACGTTTGACTTGTTTCTGGCCGTCCACCATCTCTTCGCCTTCCTTGGCTTTCTGGGCTCCGTGGTGAACCTGGGAGCCGGCCACTACCTGGCCATGATCACGCTGCTGCTGGAGGCCAGCACCCCCTTCACCTGCGTGTCCTGGATGCTCTTAAAG GCCGGCTGGTCGGACTCGCTGCTCTGGAGGCTGAACCAGTGGCTGATGGTGCACATGTTCCACTGCCGCATGGTGCTGACCTACCACATGTGGTGGGTGTGCCTGCGCCACTGGGACGGGCTGCTCGGCAGCCTCCACCGGCCGCACTTGGCGCTCTTCCTGGCCGGGCTCAGTCTGCTCACGCTCGTCATCAACCCCTACTGGACCCACAAGAAGACTCAGCAGCTGCTGCACCCCGTGGACTGGAACTTCGCGCAGCCCGCACCGAGGAGTGGCCGGCCTGCCGGGGCCAATGGCCAGGTGCCACCCAAGAAGGGGCAGTAG